The Numida meleagris isolate 19003 breed g44 Domestic line chromosome 12, NumMel1.0, whole genome shotgun sequence genome includes a window with the following:
- the CPLX2 gene encoding complexin-2, with product MDFVMKQALGGATKDMGKMLGGEEEKDPDAQKKEEERQEALRQQEEERKAKHARMEAEREKVRQQIRDKYGLKKKEEKEAEEKAALEQPCEGSLTRPKKAIPAGCGDEEEEEEESILDTVLKYLPGPLQDMFKK from the exons ATGGATTTCGTTATGAAGCAAGCGCTGGGCG GGGCCACCAAGGACATGGGGAAGATGCTGGGGGGCGAGGAGGAGAAGGACCCCGACGCgcagaagaaggaggaggagaggcaggAAGCGCTGcgccagcaggaggaggagcggAAAGCCAAGCACGCCCGCATGGAGGCCGAGCGGGAGAAAGTCCGGCAGCAGATCCGTGACAAG TATGggctgaagaaaaaggaggagaaggaggcgGAGGAGAAGGCAGCGCTGGAGCAGCCGTGTGAGGGCAGCCTGACGCGCCCCAAGAAAGCGATCCCGGCGGGCTGCGgggatgaggaggaagaggaggaggagagcatcCTGGACACCGTGCTCAAGTACCTGCCCGGCCCACTGCAGGATATGTTCAAGAAGTAA